A stretch of the Lolium perenne isolate Kyuss_39 chromosome 3, Kyuss_2.0, whole genome shotgun sequence genome encodes the following:
- the LOC139838078 gene encoding uncharacterized protein, producing the protein MASSSQPPINLGLPPRELLTRENYPIWRSQVLPAIRGAQLVGLLDGSDAAPPTEVEIVPADKTSGTAAKMGPNPDYASWLSHDQIVLSYLLQSLSREILLHVHRIEHTAGVWRALQEMFAAQNEAKINNLLVALANTKKLQMTTSEFLSKMQGFADDLIAAGHPLTDRQLTSYILAGLGADYNALVAALGVATTPITLSLLFSHLHAYDQRQLMLNGPSPPEFETSANAATRQWRPRSGNTNSARNRGDRGDRGDRADRGDRGEHRDFRLDDRSFYQGRGGGRGPSGGGRGRGRGRRRTTPWVGVTCQICNKEGHPTKDCWSHYSEDDDYGDKEIHAAYGVDTNLYQDSGATHHITSELNNLTFRDTYKGSDRVNTANVQGYNPRHKGVKCLEVSTGRVYISRDVVFDEAVFPFKSLHPNAGALLRKQILLLDPSLCNFEQGDDTVSDSIMENTHATNPSTSVVPYDLQGAARRDVAAGENSGQNSAPSSSFQQSGENNSSTDSHEDFPTDSAPGSSQVPSGSSSDASGSLSAPPGSASVSGGQSAPRAHGRAAASSPSGSSAGSFPHATHSPDSTARSAATADLGASRSAPVSPGPAPPDPASESAGHTGSAAPSSRVAQPVPSQRPTTRASKGIVKPRECKDGTVRWLFTAAIDEPTNLQTALADPNWKEAMDEEYDALIRNRTWRFVPPREGKNVIDCRWVYKVKLKSDGSIDRYKARLVAKGFKQRYGIDYEDTFSPVVKIATVRLVLSLVVSRGWSLRQLDVKNAFLHGVLEEEVYKKQPPGYENSSTPHFLCKLDKALYGLKQAPRAWYSRLSSKLLALGFFASRSDASLFIYRKSNISIFMLIYVDDIIVASSSQAATDALLRDLSQEFALKDLGDLSFFLGVEVQKVDNGIVLSQSNAAKRILRYVKHTMTVGLTFVKSASTLVSAFSDADWAGCVDDRRSTGGFAVFFGPNLISWSAKKQATVSRSSTEAEYKSVANATAEMMWVQSLLAELGVRQQQMPCLWCDNLGATYLSANHVFHARAKHIEIDFHFVRERVLRKQLEIQFIPSKDQVVDRFTKPLPYRAFEDFKHNLNLSK; encoded by the exons ATGGCGTCCTCCTCACAACCGCCgatcaacctcggccttcctccGCGAGAGCTTCTCACCAGAGAGAATTATCCGATCTGGCGCTCCCAGGTCCTGCCCGCGATCCGCGGTGCGCAACTTGTCGGCCTCCTTGATGGCAGCGATGCTGCTCCGCCGACAGAagtggagatcgttcccgccgacaAAACCTCAGGCACTGCTGCCAAGATGGGGCCAAACCCTGACTACGCCTCTTGGCTGTCTCACGATCAAATCGTACTGTCATATCTTCTGCAGTCGTTGTCTCGCGAGATTCTGCTGCACGTTCACAGGATTGAACACACCGCCGGCGTCTGGCGCGCTCTCCAGGAGATGTTCGCCGCCCAGAACGAAGCCAAAATCAACAATCTGCTCGTTGCCCTTGCCAACACAAAAAAATTGCAGATGACGACCTCGGAGTTCCTCTCCAAGATGCAAGGATTTGCTGATGATCTCATTGCCGCTGGCCATCCTCTCACCGATCGCCAGCTCACCTCGTATATTCTCGCCGGACTTGGCGCTGACTACAATGCCTTGGTGGCCGCTCTCGGCGTTGCAACGACGCCGATCACCCTGAGCCTCCTCTTCTCTCATCTGCATGCATATGATCAACGGCAACTGATGCTCAATGGTCCCTCTCCGCCGGAGTTCGAGACTTCTGCCAATGCCGCAACTCGCCAATGGCGCCCACGTTCTGGCAACACCAACTCCGCCAGAAACCGCGGTGACCGCGGTGATCGCGGCGATCGTGCCGACCGTGGTGACCGTGGGGAACATCGTGACTTCCGCCTTGATGACCGTTCCTTCTATCAGGGTCGTGGGGGCGGTCGTGGACCTTCTGGAGGCGGGCGAGGCCGTGGCCGCGGGCGCCGCCGCACGACACCGTGGGTGGGTGTTACCTGCCAGATATGTAATAAAGAAGGCCATCCCACAAAAGACTGCTGGTCCCACTATtctgaagatgatgactatggtgACAAAGAAATCCACGCTGCTTATGGGGTCGACACAAATTTGTATCAAGATTCGGGTGCCACTCATCACATTACAAGCGAGCTCAACAATTTGACCTTCAGGGACACATACAAGGGATCCGACAGGGTCAACACCGCCAATGTGCAAG GCTACAACCCTCGACATAAAGGAGTTAAATGTCTCGAAGTGTCCACTGGACGAGTCTATATTTCTCGTGATGTCGTTTTTGATGAGGCAGTTTTTCCTTTCAAATCCCTACATCCTAATGCTGGTGCTCTTCTTCGAAAACAAATTCTTCTCCTTGATCCTTCACTTTGCAATTTTGAGCAGGGGGACGACACTGTTAGTGATTCTATTATGGAAAATACTCATGCTACTAACCCATCTACAAGTGTTGTTCCTTATGATCTACAGGGTGCAGCTCGTCGAGACGTAGCAGCAGGCGAAAATTCCGGTCAAAACAGTGCTCCGAGCAGCTCATTCCAGCAATCAGGAGAAAATAACAGCAGCACAGACTCCCATGAGGATTTTCCGACAGATTCTGCTCCGGGATCCTCCCAGGTGCCCTCGGGATCCTCCTCTGACGCCTCGGGATCGCTTTCTGCCCCGCCAGGATCTGCGTCAGTGTCAGGCGGGCAGAGTGCGCCTCGTGCACATGGGCGGGCCGCGGCGTCGTCTCCGTCTGGATCTTCTGCGGGTAGCTTCCCGCATGCAACACACAGCCCGGACTCAACAGCACGCAGCGCAGCCACAGCGGATCTAGGCGCCTCGCGGTCCGCGCCTGTCTCACCAGGGCCAGCTCCACCGGATCCTGCTAGCGAATCTGCTGGCCACACTGGATCTGCTGCTCCCTCTTCACGTGTAGCCCAGCCTGTGCCCTCTCAGCGTCCAACTACACGTGCGTCCAAAGGAATTGTCAAGCCTCGTGAGTGCAAAGATGGAACAGTCCGTTGGCTTTTTACAGCTGCAATTGATGAACCAACCAATTTACAGACTGCTCTTGCTGATCCAAATTGGAAAGAAGCAATGGATGAGGAATATGATGCTCTCATACGCAATAGGACGTGGAGGTTCGTACCTCCACGTGAAGGTAAAAATGTCATTGACTGTCGATGGGTGTATAAGGTTAAGCTCAAATCAGATGGTTCGATTGACAGGTATAAGGCTCGCCTTGTTGCTAAAGGTTTTAAACAGCGGTATGgaattgattatgaagatactttCAGTCCTGTTGTCAAAATTGCAACTGTTCGTCTAGTTTTGTCTTTAGTTGTTTCCAGAGGATGGAGCTTGCGACAGCTGGATGTCAAGAAtgcgtttcttcatggtgttctggaagaggaagtaTATAAGAAACAACCTCCTGGGTATGAGAACAGCAGCACACCACACTTTCTGTGCAAACTAGATAAGGCGCTCTATGGACTAAAACAGGCACCTCGAGCATGGTACTCTCGGTTGAGTTCTAAACTACTTGCTCTTGGTTTCTTTGCTTCCAGATCTGATGCTTCTCTGTTTATCTATCGTAAGTCCAATATCTCCATCTTTATGCTTAtctatgtggatgatattatAGTTGCTAGTTCTTCTCAAGCTGCAACTGACGCTCTGCTGAGAGATTTAAGTCAAGAGTTTGCTTTGAAAGATCTtggtgatttgagtttctttctgGGAGTCGAAGTACAGAAAGTTGACAATGGTATTGTTCTCAGTCAGTCCAA TGCTGCTAAGAGGATCTTGAGATATGTCAAGCATACTATGACAGTTGGGTTAACATTTGTCAAGTCTGCATCTACACTTGTTAGTGCTTTTTCCGATGCCGACTGGGCGGGTTGTGTTGATGACCGTCGATCTACTGGAGGATTTGCTGTGTTTTTTGGACCAAATCTGATCTCATGGAGTGCTAAGAAGCAAGCTACAGTGTCCAGGTCGAGTACTGAAGCAGAGTATAAGTCTGTGGCTAATGCAACGGCTGAGATGATGTGGGTTCAGTCTTTGCTTGCTGAGTTGGGTGTTAGACAGCAACAGATGCCTTGTTTATGGTGTGATAATTTGGGAGCTACGTACTTGTCAGCTAATCATGTTTTTCATGCGAGGGCCAAGCACATTGAGATTGATTTTCATTTCGTTCGAGAACGAGTGTTGAGGAAGCAGCTGGAGATTCAGTTTATTCCTTCTAAAGATCAAGTCGTGGATAGGTTTACTAAACCATTGCCTTATCGAGCTTTTGAAGATTTCAAGCATAATCTCAACTTGTCGAAATAG